Proteins co-encoded in one Stomoxys calcitrans chromosome 5, idStoCalc2.1, whole genome shotgun sequence genomic window:
- the LOC106094599 gene encoding uncharacterized protein LOC106094599: protein MDPTLPTAHQSDALDIIGSIIGCMQIIIFTILLMCSGHFAFNSPSCPFDSSMHDCLGVFCLMLVMFVLSFILAVAIAMRHACCMLPWLIISVIVTIGGIIYLSIFPHLLLAVFGCLILCPLILTWYPLYKLYNRYRQPLRHQPEQRLSYGLDELYTLNRANKVLYACQYPAPSSLYSAEIMPSRRTSQYTDVGSQYDARSMSADSNNHYVLNSPAPGWRIGLYPKMSNKVYI from the exons ATGGATCCCACTTTGCCAACTGCACATCAAAGCGATGCACTGGATATAATTGGCAGCATCATTGGCTGTATGCAAATCATCATATTCACCATACTATTGATGTGCTCTGGTCATTTTGCCTTCAATTCACCCTCGTGTCCCTTCGACAGCT CGATGCACGATTGCCTTGGAGTATTTTGTCTAATGTTGGTCATGTTCGTATTATCGTTCATCTTGGCCGTGGCCATAGCAATG CGCCATGCTTGCTGTATGCTACCCTGGCTGATAATATCCGTGATAGTGACTATAGGCGGCATCATTTACCTTTCAATATTTCCACATCTGTTGCTGGCGGTTTTCGGATGTTTGATACTGT GTCCTTTAATATTGACCTGGTATCCCCTGTACAAACTCTACAACAGATATCGCCAGCCACTTAGACATCAACCAGAGCAACGCCTTTCCTATGGCTTGGATGAGCTGTATACCCTGAATAGGGCCAACAAAGTACTATACGCATGCCAATATCCTGCTCCTAGTTCGTTGTATTCTGCTGAAATAATGCCTTCCCGCCGTACATCTCAGTATACGGATGTCGGTAGTCAATATGATGCGAGAAGCATGAGCGCTGATTCAAATAACCATTATGTTTTGAATAGTCCCGCTCCCGGTTGGAGAATTGgtttatatccaaaaatgtcGAATAAAGTTTATATTTAG
- the LOC106094600 gene encoding uncharacterized protein LOC106094600 has translation MHPFQDDALDRMGKVIGYTQVYLFTILLMYVCYTFRTSACTLQADDPPSNVCLGTVALTLTMLAISVSLAVGISLRHAYYLLPWLIMSVFTVILISAYLVMYGNLFLAVLGSLILFMVMLSWYPSFRLYQRYRCESRSELNIRSTQSPLEEVSPLYGMLPSSSLPKYSDVVRDPLEAYTVEPPAYDEIIIMKGKSLVDT, from the exons ATGCACCCATTCCAAGATGATGCCCTGGATAGAATGGGCAAAGTTATCGGCTATACCCAAGTGTATCTGTTTACGATCCTTCTGATGTATGTCTGCTACACATTTCGAACATCTGCGTGCACTTTGCAAGCGGACGACCCGCCTTCTAATGTCTGTCTGGGGACTGTGGCTTTGACGCTGACAATGTTGGCCATATCTGTCAGTTTGGCGGTGGGCATATCTTTG AGACATGCATATTACTTATTACCATGGCTTATAATGTCCGTTTTCACTGTCATACTGATAAGTGCATATCTAGTGATGTATGGAAACCTATTCTTGGCTGTCTTGGGTTCGTTAATTTTGT TTATGGTGATGTTGTCATGGTATCCCTCATTTAGACTCTACCAAAGATATCGTTGCGAAAGCAGATCCGAATTGAATATTCGCTCCACTCAGAGTCCCCTTGAAGAAGTGTCTCCCCTCTATGGAATGTTGCCTTCATCATCATTGCCTAAATACAGCGATGTTGTAAGAGATCCTTTGGAGGCATATACAGTGGAACCTCCTGCCTATGATGAGATTATAATTATGAAAGGAAAGTCACTGGTTGACACATAA
- the LOC106092225 gene encoding uncharacterized protein LOC106092225: MDDSHVDNLEKIGRFICIKQMFLFSILLLYTCHITYSSFSCPICGIHAQLICKIFMATLLLVITAMFILAFILSLGISMRQADFLRPWLATNIVMVIMCIVMLVMTNDVMQIILGTMVLLFQGISWYPIYKLYHRYYDEGKARDEEHSSSDNFLMTNGGLESTAAPYYADIDAYPMRFHYEEPPPTYEQVMGIESQPPSFSDLHNCAGT; this comes from the exons ATGGATGACTCCCATGTAgacaatttggaaaaaattggtagATTTATTTGCATTAAGCAAATGTTTCTATTTAGCATTCTTTTGCTCTACACATGTCACATCACATACTCAAGTTTTAGTTGCCCTATTTGCGGAATACATG CGCAATTAATATGCAAAATCTTCATGGCAACACTACTCTTGGTAATAACGGCTATGTTCATTTTGGCATTCATTTTATCTTTGGGTATATCGATG CGACAAGCGGATTTTCTAAGACCATGGCTTGCAACAAATATAGTAATGGTGATTATGTGCATTGTCATGCTAGTAATGACCAATGATGTTATGCAAATTATTCTGGGAACTATGGTGCTAT TGTTTCAAGGCATATCCTGGTATCCCATCTATAAACTCTATCATCGTTACTATGACGAGGGCAAGGCACGCGATGAAGAACACTCCTCGTCAGACAATTTTCTCATGACGAATGGTGGTCTAGAGTCCACTGCAGCACCATACTATGCTGATATTGATGCATATCCCATGAGATTTCACTATGAAGAACCACCACCTACGTATGAACAGGTGATGGGAATTGAATCACAACCTCCCTCGTTTTCCGATCTACACAATTGTGCGGGAACATAA